The Microcoleus sp. FACHB-672 sequence ACGGCGAATCAAGACAAGCTCTCCAGCTGCCCAAGCATCTAGCAGTTTCCCCAAAGCTGCTCCTTTGCCGTGAATAAACCCCAATTTAATCGCTTCCCGTCGTAGGGCGGTAGGTGTTTCGGGGGCAACCCGTGCCATGATGACGGTCCGCTCTAGTCGTGGCCGGCCTCGCGGATTGGGCATAGTACCTCCTTAAATTGCTTGACGTTTATTAAACTGATCTTGATTTTTTATATATAGCAATTATTGGTAATTATTGACCACTAACTTAGTAGGTATTTCTGCTAGAAAAATAAGGCAACCTGGTAAAGTTGCCATAATACAAAACCTAAAAATTTAACGTGTAGGGTATGACAATTTCAAATCAATTAAGTTTCTATTTAACACTGGCAGCGTGTAAAAATTTTTAACTGGTGCGTCGGCAGGCGACAAAGAGAAAAATAAACTAACTTCACCTCATACGAAAAGAGACGCGACTCCTCGCGCCTCTTTTCGTTAATCAACAAGCGGGTATTAAACTAAAGCTTCGTGCCACATTCCGGACAGAAATTACTGCTAGAAATGTTCTTAGCACCGCAGCTACTGCAATACAGAAGTTCTGCCGCTTTTTCTAACTTGCTACGTTCTGGCAAACCGATCATCTGCGCGTTGCTCTTGCCGGGGGCAACCATCGGGTAGCAATTTTCATTGCGCTTAACGTGGATATCCATCAAAACCGGCCCGTTATGAGCCAGCATTTCAGCAACCGCATCCTTCAGCTCATCCCGACTGTGAACGCTCCTTCCCTTGATGCCATAAGCCTGAGCTAGCATCACGAAATCTGGCATCCCGACTTCCATGTTAGAAGACGAGTAACGCTCTTGATAGAACGTCTGCTGCCACTGGCGCACCATCCCCTGCCAGCCATTATTGACAATCACAATCTTGACATTAATGCCATACTGTGCAAGGGTTCCCAGCTCCTGAATATTCATCTGGACACTGGCATCACCGGCAATACAAATCACCTGTTCCTCAGGAAGTGCCACCTTGACGCCCATCGCAGCCGGCACCCCAAAGCCCATCGTTCCCAAGCCGGCGCTAGAAATCCACTTGCGCGGGCCATTCTTCAAGAATTGCGCCGACCACATTTGGTGTTGGCCTACATCCGTCGTGTAGTAAGCGTGGGGAGCCTGAGTTGCCAATTCCACAATCACCTCTTGCGGCGACAAACTATCCGCATACCGAGGCACCACCAACGGATAATCCTCACGCCAGCGCTCAATCCGTTCCCGCCATACTTTCGTTTGGTTAGGATCGGCTGGCTCCTTCAGTTCCCGAATGCGACGCAGCAACTCCTGCAAAACTTTCCTGACATCCCCGACAATGGGAACCTCTGGTGCCCGGTTTTTCCCGACCTCAGCCGGGTCAATATCAATATGAATTACCTTAGCGCGGGAGGCAAACTCATCCAGCTTGCCGGTGACGCGATCATCAAAACGCGCTCCAACTGCTAGCAACAGATCGCACTCACTCACGGCAAAATTTGCGTAAGCGGTGCCGTGCATTCCCAACATTCCCAAGGCTAGCGAATGATTTTCATCAAACGAACCCTTGCCCATTAGTGTCGTTGTCACCGGAATGTTGAAGTATTCCGCTAATTCCTGAAGTTCCCCATGAGCACCAGCAGAAATCGCACCGCCTCCCACGTATAACAGTGGACGCTGTGATTGCCGAATCAGCGTGATCGCTTGATTAATTTGGCGGGGATTGCCCTTCACCGTTGGCCGGTATCCCGGTAACTTGACCGATCCCGGTTCCACCGGCACATAGTCAAATTGTTCTAGCGCCACATCTTTGGGCACATCCACCAACACTGGACCCGGACGCCCCGTGGAGGCGAGATGGAAAGCTTCTGCCACGATCCGCGACATATCTTTAGGCTCGCGCACCACATAAGAATGCTTAACAATTGGCAGCGTAATGCCCCAAATATCCGTTTCCTGGAACGCATCCGTCCCAATTGCCACCCGACTCACCTGACCCGTGATAATCACCATCGGAATCGAGTCCATGTGGGCGTTAGCGATGCCGGTGACTAAATTGGTGGCTCCGGGGCCAGACGTGGCAAAACACACTCCCACCTGGCCGGTAGCACGAGAGTAAGCATCTGCCGCATGAGCTGCACCCTGCTCATGTCTAACCAAAATATGCTGGATACCACCTTCAGCTTCAGCTCGGTACAGCTCGTCGTAGATCGGCAGAATTGCGCCACCAGGATAACCGAAAATATGCTTAACGCCGTGGCGCTTAAGACTATCAATTAGGGCAAAGGCACCAGTTGCAACAC is a genomic window containing:
- the ilvB gene encoding biosynthetic-type acetolactate synthase large subunit, with the protein product MQLQRSVATSVATGAFALIDSLKRHGVKHIFGYPGGAILPIYDELYRAEAEGGIQHILVRHEQGAAHAADAYSRATGQVGVCFATSGPGATNLVTGIANAHMDSIPMVIITGQVSRVAIGTDAFQETDIWGITLPIVKHSYVVREPKDMSRIVAEAFHLASTGRPGPVLVDVPKDVALEQFDYVPVEPGSVKLPGYRPTVKGNPRQINQAITLIRQSQRPLLYVGGGAISAGAHGELQELAEYFNIPVTTTLMGKGSFDENHSLALGMLGMHGTAYANFAVSECDLLLAVGARFDDRVTGKLDEFASRAKVIHIDIDPAEVGKNRAPEVPIVGDVRKVLQELLRRIRELKEPADPNQTKVWRERIERWREDYPLVVPRYADSLSPQEVIVELATQAPHAYYTTDVGQHQMWSAQFLKNGPRKWISSAGLGTMGFGVPAAMGVKVALPEEQVICIAGDASVQMNIQELGTLAQYGINVKIVIVNNGWQGMVRQWQQTFYQERYSSSNMEVGMPDFVMLAQAYGIKGRSVHSRDELKDAVAEMLAHNGPVLMDIHVKRNENCYPMVAPGKSNAQMIGLPERSKLEKAAELLYCSSCGAKNISSSNFCPECGTKL